A genomic region of Sarcophilus harrisii chromosome 6, mSarHar1.11, whole genome shotgun sequence contains the following coding sequences:
- the LOC100922585 gene encoding LOW QUALITY PROTEIN: alcohol dehydrogenase 1-like (The sequence of the model RefSeq protein was modified relative to this genomic sequence to represent the inferred CDS: inserted 4 bases in 3 codons), producing MKQAKFCVENTGKVITCRAAIAWTSNAPLSIEEVEVDPPKAGEVQIKVISSGICGSDNHIINGTYPVPLPAIMXHEGAGVVESIGEGVSTVKPGDKVILTILPQCHKCDSCLLERRYVFSIGLMLDGTTRFTCKGRKVHNILGTSTFTEYTVMHEISVVKIDDDDAPLENVCILACGFPTSYGAAAQVTPGSTCVVFGLGGVGSAVVLGCKAAGASRIIGIDINEGKFEKAKALGITDCLNPQNFKKPIQQVVMEITGLGADFTFEAIGSTDTKVAALESCNXSYGVCVIIGXSPAKSQLSFDPIKLLSGRTLKGCLIGEYKTRDCILLLMDDYMKKKIDMYSVITHKMPFIKINEGFELLQSGKCICCVLLF from the exons GTTATCACATGCAGAGCAGCCATTGCCTGGACAAGTAATGCTCCCTTGTCTATTGAGGAAGTGGAAGTTGATCCACCAAAGGCTGGAGAGGTTCAAATTAAG GTTATATCTTCAGGGATTTGTGGTTCAGACAATCACATAATAAATGGAACATACCCAGTACCTTTACCTGCAATTAT GCATGAAGGAGCTGGGGTGGTAGAAAGTATTGGAGAAGGTGTGAGTACTGTGAAACC AGGAGATAAAGTTATATTGACTATTCTACCTCAATGCCATAAATGTGACTCCTGCTTACTTGAAAGAAGA TATGTTTTCTCCATTGGACTGATGCTTGATGGTACCACCAGATTTACATGCAAAGGAAGAAAAGTGCATAATATTTTGGGGACAAGCACATTCACTGAATACACCGTGATGCATGAAATTTCAGTAGTaaaaattgatgatgatgatgcaccCTTGGAGAATGTCTGTATATTAGCCTGTGGATTCCCCACAAGCTATGGAGCTGCTGCACAG GTgactcctggttctacttgtgtTGTCTTTGGGCTTGGAGGTGTTGGTTCTGCAGTTGTTCTTGGGTGCAAAGCAGCTGGTGCTTCCAGGATCATTGGTATTGATATCAATGAAGGGAAATTTGAGAAGGCAAAAGCTCTTGGGATCACGGATTGCCTTAATCCTCAAAACTTTAAGAAGCCCATCCAGCAGGTGGTGATGGAAATTACTGGCCTTGGTGCTGATTTTACCTTTGAAGCTATTGGGTCTACTGACACCA AGGTTGCTGCTCTGGAATCCTGCA ATAGTTATGGTGTCTGTGTTATTATTG TATCACCAGCAAAATCCCAGCTCTCTTTTGACCCAATCAAGCTACTATCTGGTAGGACGCTAAAAGGGTGCTTGATAGGAG agTATAAAACTAGAGACTGTATTCTTTTATTAATGGATGATTACATGAAGAAGAAAATTGACATGTATTCAGTAATAACCCATAAAATGCCTTTCATCAAAATCAATGAAGGGTTTGAACTCCTCCAATCAGGAAAATG CATTTGCTGTGTCCTGTTGTTCTGA